In one Antennarius striatus isolate MH-2024 chromosome 15, ASM4005453v1, whole genome shotgun sequence genomic region, the following are encoded:
- the LOC137608882 gene encoding kinesin-like protein KIF2A isoform X1 encodes MVSIFGKILVGMYVEIKRSDGRIHQAMVTSLDEDNDSVTVEWIENGDTKGKEIDLESIFALNPDVAPDDEIPQSLEAPPTNATKTSKLPKTRRTTAIPKPENAPRENRAAAVGTTRARPSQHTQPAEPPPPAIAPQTAVNQSLLQQQNARRKSNCVKEVEKLQEKREKRRLQQQELREKKAQEVDVNLPNYEIMCMIRDFRASLDYRPLTGNDLIDEHRICVCVRARPLNKKELMMKDLDVITVPSKDVVMVHEPKQKVDLTRYLENQTFRFDYAFDENSTNEMVYRFTAQPLVETIFERGMATCFAYGQTGSGKTHTMGGDFSGKNQDCSKGIYALSARDVFLMMKKPNYKKLELQIFATFFEIYSGKVFDLLNGKAKLRVLEDGKQQVQVVGLQEKEVRCTEDVLKLIEEGNGCRTSGHTSANAHSSRSHAVFQIILRRRGKMHGKFSLIDLAGNERGADTSSADRQTRLEGAEINKSLLALKECIRALGRNKPHTPFRASKLTQVLRDSFIGENSRTCMIATVSPGMASCENTLNTLRYANRVKELPAMENNQGGHAHQLEVVEAQWGVGSSPQRDDLKLLCEQNEEEVSPQLFTFHEAVSQLVEMEEQVLEDHRAVFQESIRWLEDEKVLLEMTEEVDYDVESYANQLEQILDQKIDILTELRDKVKSFRSALQEEEQASQQITPRRPRAL; translated from the exons ATGGTGTCTATCTTCGGGAAGATCTTAGTGGGCATGTACGTGGAGATTAAACGAAGTGACG GACGGATCCACCAGGCTATGGTCACGTCCCTGGACGAGGACAACGACAGCGTGACGGTGGAGTGGATCGAGAATGGAGACACCAAAGGGAAGGAG ATCGATCTGGAGAGCATCTTCGCACTGAATCCTGACGTTGCCCCTGACGATGAGATCCCACAGAGTcttgaggctccgcccaccaacGCCACCAAAACCAGTAAACTCCCGAAG ACCAGACGGACTACGGCGATACCGAAACCTGAGAACGCTCCGCGGGAGAACAGAg CTGCTGCCGTGGGAACCACCCGGGCGCGTCCCAGCCAGCACACCCAACCTGCAGAGCCGCCACCCCCCGCCATCGCTCCCCAGACGGCGGTCAACCAGTCCCTGTTGCAGCAGCAGAACG CACGGAGGAAATCCAACTGTGTGAAGGAAGTGGAGAAGCTGCAAGAGAAGCGAGAGAAGAGACGACTTCAGCAGCAAGAGCTGAGGGAGAAGAAGGCGCAG GAGGTCGACGTCAACTTGCCGAACTATGAGATCATGTGCATGATCAGAGACTTCAGAGCCAGTCTGGACTACCGGCCTCTGACCGGCAACGACCTG ATCGACGAGCacaggatttgtgtgtgtgtgcgtgcacgcccCCTCAATAAAAAAG AGCTGATGATGAAGGATCTGGACGTGATCACCGTTCCCAGTAAGGACGTGGTGATGGTCCACGAGCCCAAGCAGAAGGTGGACCTGACCCGCTACCTGGAGAACCAGACGTTCCGGTTCGACTACGCCTTCGATGAGAACTCCACCAATGAGATGGTGTACAG GTTCACCGCCCAGCCGCTGGTTGAGACCATCTTCGAGAGGGGGATGGCGACCTGCTTCGCGTacggacaaacaggaagtgggaagaCACAC ACGATGGGAGGAGATTTTTCAGGAAAGAACCAGGACTGCTCCAAAGGGATCTACGCACTTTCTG CCAGAGATGTCTTTCTCATGATGAAGAAACCAAATTACAAGAAGTTGGAGCTGCAGATCTTTGCCACATTTTTTGAGATTTACAGCGGGAAG GTGTTCGACCTGCTGAACGGCAAAGCAAAGCTTCGAGTCCTGGAGGACGGGAAGCAGCAGGTGCAGGTGGTGGGGCTGCAGGAGAAGGAGGTCCGATGCACAGAAGACGTCCTCAAACTCATCGAAGAGGGAAACGGCTGCAG GACGTCCGGTCACACGTCGGCTAACGCTCACTCCTCTCGGAGCCACGCCGTCTTCCAGATCATTCTGCGTCGGCGAGGGAAGATGCACGGAAAGTTCTCCCTCATCGACCTGGCGGGGAACGAGAGAGGGGCGGACACGTCCAGCGCCGACCGCCAGACCCGCCTGGAAGGAGCTGAGATCAACAAGAGTCTGCTGGCGCTGAAG GAGTGTATCCGGGCTCTGGGCAGGAACAAACCTCACACTCCGTTCAGAGCCAGCAAGCTCACCCAGGTCCTGAGGGACTCCTTCATCGGAGAGAACTCCAGAACATGCATG ATTGCGACGGTCTCTCCGGGGATGGCGTCGTGTGAAAACACCCTGAACACGTTGAGATACGCTAACAG GGTGAAGGAGCTCCCCGCCATGGAAAACAACCAGGGAGGACACGCCCACcagctggaggtggtggaggccCAGTGGGGAGTCGGGAGCTCTCCTCAGAGAGACGACCTGAAGCTGCTGTGCGAACAAAAC GAGGAAGAAGTTTCCCCCCAACTCTTCACTTTCCATGAAGCCGTCTCCCAGctggtggagatggaggagcagGTTCTGGAGGACCACAGGGCCGTGTTCCAG GAGTCGATCCGCTGGCTGGAAGACGAGAAGGTCCTGCTGGAGATGACGGAGGAGGTCGACTACGACGTGGAGTCGTACGCGAATCAACTGGAGCAAATCCTGGACCAGAAGATCGATATTCTCACAGAGCTGAGAG ATAAAGTCAAGTCTTTCCGCTCTGCGCTGCAGGAAGAAGAACAAGCTAGCCAACAGATAACTCCCAGAAGGCCTCGAGCACTCTAG
- the LOC137608882 gene encoding kinesin-like protein KIF2A isoform X2, which produces MAAIFGKILVGMYVEIKRSDGRIHQAMVTSLDEDNDSVTVEWIENGDTKGKEIDLESIFALNPDVAPDDEIPQSLEAPPTNATKTSKLPKTRRTTAIPKPENAPRENRAAAVGTTRARPSQHTQPAEPPPPAIAPQTAVNQSLLQQQNARRKSNCVKEVEKLQEKREKRRLQQQELREKKAQEVDVNLPNYEIMCMIRDFRASLDYRPLTGNDLIDEHRICVCVRARPLNKKELMMKDLDVITVPSKDVVMVHEPKQKVDLTRYLENQTFRFDYAFDENSTNEMVYRFTAQPLVETIFERGMATCFAYGQTGSGKTHTMGGDFSGKNQDCSKGIYALSARDVFLMMKKPNYKKLELQIFATFFEIYSGKVFDLLNGKAKLRVLEDGKQQVQVVGLQEKEVRCTEDVLKLIEEGNGCRTSGHTSANAHSSRSHAVFQIILRRRGKMHGKFSLIDLAGNERGADTSSADRQTRLEGAEINKSLLALKECIRALGRNKPHTPFRASKLTQVLRDSFIGENSRTCMIATVSPGMASCENTLNTLRYANRVKELPAMENNQGGHAHQLEVVEAQWGVGSSPQRDDLKLLCEQNEEEVSPQLFTFHEAVSQLVEMEEQVLEDHRAVFQESIRWLEDEKVLLEMTEEVDYDVESYANQLEQILDQKIDILTELRDKVKSFRSALQEEEQASQQITPRRPRAL; this is translated from the exons ATGGCGGCGATCTTCGGGAAGATCCTCGTGGGCATGTACGTGGAGATCAAACGGAGTGACG GACGGATCCACCAGGCTATGGTCACGTCCCTGGACGAGGACAACGACAGCGTGACGGTGGAGTGGATCGAGAATGGAGACACCAAAGGGAAGGAG ATCGATCTGGAGAGCATCTTCGCACTGAATCCTGACGTTGCCCCTGACGATGAGATCCCACAGAGTcttgaggctccgcccaccaacGCCACCAAAACCAGTAAACTCCCGAAG ACCAGACGGACTACGGCGATACCGAAACCTGAGAACGCTCCGCGGGAGAACAGAg CTGCTGCCGTGGGAACCACCCGGGCGCGTCCCAGCCAGCACACCCAACCTGCAGAGCCGCCACCCCCCGCCATCGCTCCCCAGACGGCGGTCAACCAGTCCCTGTTGCAGCAGCAGAACG CACGGAGGAAATCCAACTGTGTGAAGGAAGTGGAGAAGCTGCAAGAGAAGCGAGAGAAGAGACGACTTCAGCAGCAAGAGCTGAGGGAGAAGAAGGCGCAG GAGGTCGACGTCAACTTGCCGAACTATGAGATCATGTGCATGATCAGAGACTTCAGAGCCAGTCTGGACTACCGGCCTCTGACCGGCAACGACCTG ATCGACGAGCacaggatttgtgtgtgtgtgcgtgcacgcccCCTCAATAAAAAAG AGCTGATGATGAAGGATCTGGACGTGATCACCGTTCCCAGTAAGGACGTGGTGATGGTCCACGAGCCCAAGCAGAAGGTGGACCTGACCCGCTACCTGGAGAACCAGACGTTCCGGTTCGACTACGCCTTCGATGAGAACTCCACCAATGAGATGGTGTACAG GTTCACCGCCCAGCCGCTGGTTGAGACCATCTTCGAGAGGGGGATGGCGACCTGCTTCGCGTacggacaaacaggaagtgggaagaCACAC ACGATGGGAGGAGATTTTTCAGGAAAGAACCAGGACTGCTCCAAAGGGATCTACGCACTTTCTG CCAGAGATGTCTTTCTCATGATGAAGAAACCAAATTACAAGAAGTTGGAGCTGCAGATCTTTGCCACATTTTTTGAGATTTACAGCGGGAAG GTGTTCGACCTGCTGAACGGCAAAGCAAAGCTTCGAGTCCTGGAGGACGGGAAGCAGCAGGTGCAGGTGGTGGGGCTGCAGGAGAAGGAGGTCCGATGCACAGAAGACGTCCTCAAACTCATCGAAGAGGGAAACGGCTGCAG GACGTCCGGTCACACGTCGGCTAACGCTCACTCCTCTCGGAGCCACGCCGTCTTCCAGATCATTCTGCGTCGGCGAGGGAAGATGCACGGAAAGTTCTCCCTCATCGACCTGGCGGGGAACGAGAGAGGGGCGGACACGTCCAGCGCCGACCGCCAGACCCGCCTGGAAGGAGCTGAGATCAACAAGAGTCTGCTGGCGCTGAAG GAGTGTATCCGGGCTCTGGGCAGGAACAAACCTCACACTCCGTTCAGAGCCAGCAAGCTCACCCAGGTCCTGAGGGACTCCTTCATCGGAGAGAACTCCAGAACATGCATG ATTGCGACGGTCTCTCCGGGGATGGCGTCGTGTGAAAACACCCTGAACACGTTGAGATACGCTAACAG GGTGAAGGAGCTCCCCGCCATGGAAAACAACCAGGGAGGACACGCCCACcagctggaggtggtggaggccCAGTGGGGAGTCGGGAGCTCTCCTCAGAGAGACGACCTGAAGCTGCTGTGCGAACAAAAC GAGGAAGAAGTTTCCCCCCAACTCTTCACTTTCCATGAAGCCGTCTCCCAGctggtggagatggaggagcagGTTCTGGAGGACCACAGGGCCGTGTTCCAG GAGTCGATCCGCTGGCTGGAAGACGAGAAGGTCCTGCTGGAGATGACGGAGGAGGTCGACTACGACGTGGAGTCGTACGCGAATCAACTGGAGCAAATCCTGGACCAGAAGATCGATATTCTCACAGAGCTGAGAG ATAAAGTCAAGTCTTTCCGCTCTGCGCTGCAGGAAGAAGAACAAGCTAGCCAACAGATAACTCCCAGAAGGCCTCGAGCACTCTAG